The Mucilaginibacter defluvii genome contains the following window.
CGTCCGTCGGGTCCGTGCATTGTATATTTCCAGCTACCGCCTTCACCGGCATCCATGTAGTCGATAGTATTGGTAAAGCCATTTGGCCCCCACCAGTTGATGATGTGTTCCGGCTTTGTCCATACATCAAAAACTAGTTCACGCGGGGCATTCAGCAACCGGCTAAAAATCAGCTCGCGGTTGGCAGGCATGGTGCTTAATACTTTTTCCAGACGGTCAAAATTCTGCTCGTTGGCTGGTATAACAAAATCCTTTACTTTATAGTATTCCTCATCGCTTTCAAAAGTCATTGTAAACACAACCCTCGTTTTGCCTGATGAATAACCGAACGCCAGCGACCCTGTAAATACGTGTACCGGGTCGAGGTGTTTGTACACAATAAGCTCCGGCGCTATTACCTGCTCAAACTTGCTCACGTTGTAAAAATCCTGTCCATCCGGGCTGTGCATAGTCAGTGTCCAGTCGCCGCCGGGTTTAAGGTCAAATGTGTGGATGGTATTGGTAAAGCCATTCGGCCCCCACCATTGCGCTATGTATTCCGGATTAGCAAAGGCATTATATACCTGCTCGCGCTGATAATTGAACTCGCGCGTACTGGTGATGGTGTTCTTCTCGTTTTGCATGATCTATTGTTTTGAGAGATAATTTTCCAGTTGAACAAATGTGCCCGCATAACCTTGCTGCATGGATTGATGCAGATCGGTAAACACTTTTGTTTCATCATCAGTAGCGTTAATGGGCGCGGCGGTTAAGGTAAGTAAGGTTTTGCCTTCCGATTCCTCAAGGGTGAGCACATTCAGCACTTCTAATGGCCAGTTAGGGAAAAAAGGGCCGCGGGTAAGATTGCCGTCCTCGTCAGAAAATGAGCTTACAAACACCAGTTTGTCTGGTTCGTTTATCTCACTGAATTTGAACAATCCCCACATCTCGCCATGCTGCGAATTTAAATGGTAATGGAACAAGCCGCCCGGCGTAAGGTTAAATTCCTTAACGGTTACGGTTGAACCTTGTGGCCCCCACCATTGGGCGAGTGCTTCCCGGTCTGTCCAGGCATTGAACACCATCCGGATAGGCGCGTTAAGTGTACGCCTTAAAACAAGTGACTGATTTGTAGTTTGTGTCATGGTTTATCGGTTTTAGTTTGTATTTGGTTAAGATATTGTTCGAGCGAATCAAGCCTGCTATTCCAGAATTTACGGTATTGCTCTATCCATTCGGCCACTTCGCTTAACTTATCAAACCGGCCCTCGCAGTAACGTTCGCGTCCCTTTTGCCTTATGGTAAGCAAGCCGCACTCGTGCAGTATTTTAACATGTAATGATACCGCCTGCCTGCTTACGTCAAACTTTTCGGCAAGGGCGTTTACATTTTGGGGTTGATTAGCTACCATGCCTAAAATGGCACGGCGGGTAGGGTCGGCAATGGCCTGGAAAACATCACGTCTGGCATCCATAAATAATATGCAAGTATTTGCTTGCTAATATATACGCAATTAAATGCTTGCGCAAATTTATTTTACTTTTTAATAGACGCTTTTAAACAACAAAGCCCCGTTGGCATAACAACAGGGCTTTAATAAATAGTATGTTAAACTACCAGGTACGTTTTTCCATAAACTGGTCTAACTGCGCACGGGTCATTTTCATTTCTTCGGGATGCTTTTCGAGCCATTTGATAAAGGCGTCTTTTATTTGTGCTGTCCATTGACTATCAATTTCGCCTGTGGTGTAAGTGCCTGCTTTGAGCATTTCTTGCCCAAACTTATCGCGCAAGCCAATAAATTCAGCGGTGATAATTACCTTTTCGGCCAGATGAGCGGGGATAAACAATACGCCCTCCCGTTCTGAGATCACCAAGTCGCCGGGCAACACAATAGCCTGCCCTATGCGGATAGGTGTATTCAACCCCATCAACACCGACTCGGCCAGGTAGGATGGATCAAAATCGCGAACAAAAGCATTAAATCCATCTATTTTGGCCAGCCCTTGTAAGTCGCGGGCACCACCGTCAAAAATAACCCCGTTACCTGATTTTTTGAAGATAGAGTTGCCCAGGTTATCGCCAATCAGCGTACCGTCTTTCACTTTGCCAAAACCATCGGCCACATACACATCGCCGGTGGTAAGCACATCAATAGGCCAGGCGTTGGTGTTGCCTTTTCGGCCCTGCTTATTACCGCGTTCTTTAATGTTCTTTTCAATATCGGGCCTTGCAGGCATAAACATGGCCGTTACCGCGCGGCCGACCACCGGTTTGTCGTTAACCGTTTTCCAGCCACGCTCAAACTGGTTGTTGTAACCCTCGT
Protein-coding sequences here:
- a CDS encoding SRPBCC family protein, with product MQNEKNTITSTREFNYQREQVYNAFANPEYIAQWWGPNGFTNTIHTFDLKPGGDWTLTMHSPDGQDFYNVSKFEQVIAPELIVYKHLDPVHVFTGSLAFGYSSGKTRVVFTMTFESDEEYYKVKDFVIPANEQNFDRLEKVLSTMPANRELIFSRLLNAPRELVFDVWTKPEHIINWWGPNGFTNTIDYMDAGEGGSWKYTMHGPDGRDYPNFIKYTEVVKPEKIRYLHGEHEGDNGQFEGSVTLEEAGINQTRLTMRLLFHSAEELEYVVGEFGAADGGNQTLNKLTNYINQLVS
- a CDS encoding SRPBCC domain-containing protein, with amino-acid sequence MTQTTNQSLVLRRTLNAPIRMVFNAWTDREALAQWWGPQGSTVTVKEFNLTPGGLFHYHLNSQHGEMWGLFKFSEINEPDKLVFVSSFSDEDGNLTRGPFFPNWPLEVLNVLTLEESEGKTLLTLTAAPINATDDETKVFTDLHQSMQQGYAGTFVQLENYLSKQ
- a CDS encoding metalloregulator ArsR/SmtB family transcription factor, whose protein sequence is MDARRDVFQAIADPTRRAILGMVANQPQNVNALAEKFDVSRQAVSLHVKILHECGLLTIRQKGRERYCEGRFDKLSEVAEWIEQYRKFWNSRLDSLEQYLNQIQTKTDKP
- a CDS encoding RraA family protein, with amino-acid sequence MRFKKIAIGLSVLLGWFADANAQTITRDELIFYTSEWKGERFKDGRPKIPDALIERAKNIGIEEAWTVLRNEGYNNQFERGWKTVNDKPVVGRAVTAMFMPARPDIEKNIKERGNKQGRKGNTNAWPIDVLTTGDVYVADGFGKVKDGTLIGDNLGNSIFKKSGNGVIFDGGARDLQGLAKIDGFNAFVRDFDPSYLAESVLMGLNTPIRIGQAIVLPGDLVISEREGVLFIPAHLAEKVIITAEFIGLRDKFGQEMLKAGTYTTGEIDSQWTAQIKDAFIKWLEKHPEEMKMTRAQLDQFMEKRTW